Genomic window (Corvus cornix cornix isolate S_Up_H32 chromosome 4A, ASM73873v5, whole genome shotgun sequence):
TCCCCAGGGGTCCCTCGGGCTGGCTGTCTTGTGCTGTGTTATGTCGAGAAAGAGGCAGAGTCAGGTGCTGCAGGGTAAcccagagcaggggctgagaTGGCCCTGGTGCTCTGGGGCCAGAGGCTGTGGAAAGATGAGAGGCTTGAGCCCTcgggccagggcagggctgcacaCTGGGGTGAAATACCCGACCTAAGCAGGGCTTGCAAGGATAGAGCCAGGGCTGTTGTTGCTGGCTGGGACAGGATGCGGGGCTGAGCTGTCCGGGGAAGTTGTGGCCAGGGCTGGGTGTCAggcccagggctgtgggctTGGCTTTGGGGTGTTGGCAGAGGTGAGGAGCAGTGCCCACACCAAGAACAAGGCGGTGTGAGCCTTACAGCCAGGGGTATTCAGTGTGTAGGGCTTCAGTGTCTACTGGCAGCAGCGTGGGTGGCTGTCCTTGCTCTCCGCTGTCCCGGCCAGGTGAGTGGCAGGAGGGCAGTGTGGTGGCATTAGGGTGGCTTTGGGCATGCTGTGTCAGGCTGTGGGTCAGAGGGCACACAGGCCAGCCTGTGAGACCCAGCTGGACCCCTCTCTTATCCCAGGGGCAAGATGGGAACAGCgtggggagcagcagagtgAGGTTTGGCCTGAGAGTGTGGTCAGGAGTATCCAGCCTGGgggggagctggaggaagaaaaagggcaggatgaggagctgctggccccAGAGCCAggtgtggggagcagagggggcCAGGTTGGGTGCTTGGGCTGTGTTTGGGAGCTAGGATGTGTCAGGGAGGGGAGCAGGCTGGTTAATGCTCTGGTAACCATGTACTGTGGTGCTGCTGTCCTCACTGCTTTGTGGCATCTCTGATCtggaaagagaataaatttgtatttatacTGAGACCTGGATCAGTGCTCTGGCCTTTTCTATCCGTGCATCTCGGCTGAGTCAGCTCCCGTTGCTGTGCCATCCCggcactgctcctgcagggctgctgggacacagcctgCACTGTCACCCTGGCTCTCCACACCACTTGAGGCAGAACAGAAGCTGTGAGCAGAGCCCCAGGATGCCCAGACACACGTGTGTCCCCCAACCACCATCTTCATCCTCTTCCAGCAAGGTCTGCCCAGGCCATGTGGCAGCCTGAGGAGTGGGACAAGGGCTGTGTGGGGACAATCTCTCTTTGTCACCCAGGAGCTTTTGCTGTAGGAAACCCTTCAGTCCCAGGCAGGATGTAGATGGCAGTGGGATGCTGGGCAGGCAAGGCAgtcctctccctcctttctctctggAGTTCCATTAAGTTTTCAGTGCCCAGAGGTGCCTGGGTGCCTCAGTCCCAAGTGCTGCCCATGTTCACTGTGGCACAATGAGGGATTCAGATGAAGAATAGTTCAGGGTAAGGCCAGGGGCTCTCGGGTCCTCTCCACTGCCCAGACTTGGCTGATGATGAAGCCTGCCCAGGACAGACACTTTTTGGGCTGGACCTGCTCTCACCCCTCCCTGGaagggctggcactgctgggaaaagGCCTGTCACAGTGCCACTGCAGGGAAGTCTGGGGACACTCATGCAGGAGAGATTCAGGAGCTTAAGGGGGGTGGCATGCAGCCTCCTTAATCACCCCTCTcaagagcagcaccagctgccccATCCTTGTGCCACGGGCTCCAGGGCAAGGCGGGAGGTGTGGAATGTCATCAGGGAAGCTGGTCACGTTCAGGAACAAATCCAGCCCACGGTGCCAGGGaagagcttttatttctcaGCCAGCAAAGCTCGGTGGCGCCCAGCTGAAAGGCGCTGGAGCCGGGGAGTCGGGGCAGGGGTGCGGCGGGCGCTGCTGCACAGTGGGGCTGGTGGGCCCGGCGGTGGAAGGGTGAGGACAGCATTGTTCCCGTGTCACTGCCCGGCCAGtccccagccccggggctcCTTCTCAGGGTACAGGagccctgctggctgtgctgtgcctttttGTCAGTGGCCTGGCAGTTGTTTCCCCAAGCAGGGGTGACTGACCCTGCTCAGGGCTGGTCATGGCCCTGCTCTTTGCTGCGTTGCTCCAGGGGTGCAGCACCCCCTTCTCTGGCTGCTATGGGGCAGGAGGGTATTTCTGCCCCTCCACCCAGCTCCTCATCTTCCCCAGAGGTGAAGCTCTCTGGTGGGATGTTGTCTTCCCCAGAATTTTCTTGTCCACTGCCTGCTccttgctccctgcagctcacCTCTTCCAGAGCCTCCCCAGATGTTTTATCCTCCAGCCCTAGGGGCCCCTCAGCTGAACCCAGCCCCTCGCTGGGagcccccagctctggggttctCTTTGGCTGAGCCTGGGCCTcattccctgtgccagctccctctgctccactggctccttgctccaagccctgcacTAGCCCTGCTGCCTTTGTCTCCCCTGTTGTCCCACATTGCCCTGCTTCAGGCTTTCCCAGTTTTGCTGGTAGACTCTCTTTCTCTTTGTCCTTCTCCACTTTCCCTTTCGCTACTGCCTCGTCCTTTTCCTCGTCCTTTTCCTCGTCCTTTTCCTCGTCCTTTTCCTCGTCCTTTTCCACTTCTTCACCctcttttaatttctcatcttcttcctctgccCCCCTCTCcaccttttcctctttgctctcctctttttcttccttttcttcctcctcttcttcctcttccctctcttgctcttcctcaccttcctcctctGTTCCCAGGCTCTCTGACTTTGCCCCACAGGTGCCCAGGTTTACTTCTTCCCCCACTGCTGTCCGATCCCTCCCTTCCACCTCTTCTCCCACAGGCTCTCCCCGGGCTTCTCCTCCTGGTGCTGCCCCttcacccccagccctgggggtcCCTTGTTCTGCTTCCAGAGCCCCTGGTTGTCCTGTTACTTCAGTCTCAGCatcctgctccccctgcccagggctgtcccGGACCCCAGCCTCACCCTGAGGTGCCCCATCacccacctccctgctctcctgcccctcACGGGCCTTCAGACCCTGGGACGACTGGAAGAGGCCCTGGTAGCGCTTCCGATCCTCCACGTGcttcttcctcatcctctcccCCAGCTGTTTCAGCTCCTTCTTCACTGCAGCCGCCATGGAGGGGTCGAGGTGAGCCACGCGCTGGAAGTCCTCCCGTGCCTCCCGCTCGTTCCAGACAGCAGCGTGGGCCTTTGCCCGCTTGAAATAGGCCTTGGCGTTGTCTGCCAGGGGAGAAGAGCCCCCAGCGGGggtcctgcagctcagggcCACTAGCCACAGGAGCTGGAGATCCTGGGGACCAGGGGACATGAAGCGCACGGGGCAGTGGGGTGTGGGGTGGACACACTTGTAAGGAGGGCAGGGAGACCTGGGCTATGCACTGCCACTGCGGGCaggagggcacagggagggcagggatCATCGTGGAAAGGGGCAGTATGGTGTGGTGGGCTGGGGAAACCAAGGACATGAGCAGTGTCATGGGCAGGGTGAACTGGGACGTGGGGATCCAGGTGACATAGGTACTATCACAGGCAGAGGGACACGGGATGAGCATTGTCACGGATGGGGGATTCAGAGGATGGAGTCCCTGGGAGccttggggacagcaggggTTGGGATGCAGGGCACAGGTACCATTGTGCTTCTGGAGAAGCTCCGTGGTGTGCTCCAGCACCTCGTAGTACTCGCCGAGCTCCATCTGGCACTGGCAGTAGTTGAGCACCAGCGGCGTGACCAGGCTCTCCAGCTTCAGCCAGCCATCCTCCCACGGCTTCTCCTGCCTCGCAAGCAACACAGGGCCCTTCATGGCTGTGTCCACCCCATCCCAGGCACCCAAGGCACACAGGGAAGCGCTTTGAGGGGTgacccaggcagggctggggaggtgTTGGTCCTGCTCACCTTGGCCTGGAGGTTCCTGAGGCAGATAACAGCCTCCTGGTACTTGGCCGCCGCCTGCGCGAACTCCCTGCGCAGGACGAGGCGGTTGCCCTCgctgtgcagcacaggcactgctgccagctTCTCCTCCTTGCTCATGGCCCAGGTGTCCCGTTTGTACGCTGAGGGGTCCTCCACCTGCACGGGCAGGAGGAGCTCTGAGTGGCCTGTCCCAGCTCTTCCCGCTCTGGCAGCCATCCCCGCCATCCCCCTTACCCGGAACAGCTCCATGATGAAGATGAGAGGCTGTGGTGTCCGCTGCAGCTCGTCCAGGTCATCGTAGCCCGTGCTGTGGTAGTCAAACATGTTGCCCATGCCACAGCGGTGCTTCTGGCCTTCCAGGGGGTCCCGTCCCTCCGCGATCCTCCGCATGCCCCTGGAGACCAGGGCATACATGCCTGTGTGCTGCAAGGAGAGGGAGCACCCCGCTCAGCCCTGGGGGGCCATCTGCACCCCCTTGTCTGGGGCAGCCCCCCTGGTGCTGAGGCCAAGTGACATCCCATGTTTGCACCAGACAAGGTCAGAGCATCTCTGGGAAGCATGGTGCTGTGCCCTTGCTCTGCAGGAAGGGGGGGAGTGGGCATCTATGGGCTCCTCACTCACAATGATGTCACACCAGAACTCTGCCACCTCCCCAATCCTCATGGAGCTGAGCAGCGTCTCCCAGATCTCCAGCTTGAACATCTTGCCCACGATGATCTCCATGGGCATGCCAGCTTCCCGGCTGTCATCGATCACTGTCCGCTCAAAGTCATCCTTCAGCGTCTGGAAGTGGAAGGTGAACTGCCCCAGAGAGAGCCCAGTAGTCAGAGTCCCCTCAGTAGCTACAATGACCTCAGCTGTGGGGTCaagcctgctcccagcactgtgctggTCTGACTGGCAGCTCTCCCCCCACAGCAGGAGATTGTGCCTCTTGCCCACTTAAGACAGCCAGCAGATGGTTGAATCTCTTAACATCCATCTATGCTATGTCTTGCTTCTCCCTGTGGCTTCCCCTTTATAAGCCAGAGGGTGCTCTCGGAGTGTGCACCAGGACCTGGTGGAACCCAGAGTGCTCAAAGGCTGGGGAATCTCCCAGGAGCAACCCTTTGGCACATCCCACTCCTCCTTGGCACATGGCAGGAAAGACAGATTTCAGCAACCCACTGGGGCTGCTGAGCTCTAACGGCGCCGTGGGGAGGAGATGTCACAGGCCCCGTGCAAGGTGAGGCcgtgggcactgccagctgtcACTGTGAGAAGCGTGGCCGCCTGTGCCCAAACCAGCCCCTCCTGCACACGTGTTGTGAGGGCTCTCACTGTTCCCCAGACCTGGAGCTGGGCTTGTGCACCAtgatgggcagggatgccagaCCCActccctctcccagggctctggAGGAACAACCACCCAGACAATTTACCTTGCTCCCATCCTGCAACTTTGGCAGCTCCCCTTGGCCTCCGTGCAGAATCTTCTTTTTGACCCCTTCCACATTCAGCAGGTAGGTTTCCTCCATGGCTGCTCACAGATCACACACACCCCAGCACGCTCTGGCCCTGCTACAGCTCCACGTCTTCCTTAGGTGTCTCTTCACTATCTGGACATACACATCATCTTCCAAGGCCTCTGCtgaccttttcctttctgtgctggggcagagcctTCTTCCTCTGCCCTTGGGTTGTGAGAGGGGTGTCCCTACTAGGACACACTCACTGAAGCCCCTGGTGTCCTCTGTTGCTTTCTGTAACCGCCCTTCTAATCCTCTTCCCACCCTGTCAGGTTAATCTGGGATTTGCCTGCATAGTCTCTGAGGAATTACAGGAACTCCCTGATCAGGAGGGCCTTGTTCCTCCCACTGAGTGACAGCACTTTTAACCCAGCTCCACCAAGAGCACTTTGGGGAAGGAGCCCAGCGGTGCCCCACCAAAGGCGCCCAGGCATGGctccctgccaggggctgggtggTTGGGAGACCACAAAGGAACAGACCAGGGTTGAAAAGGAAACTTTATTGAGTTTGGTTTGCAGATATAAGCATTCTTCAAACACAAGAACAAACTCCTACCAGGCCACAGCCCATCAAGCCCCAGGCTCAGTAAGATGCAGAAACCAGCACCGTGCTGTCCCGGGGAGGCCAGTGCTGACTATTTACAGTAAATCTGTTGTTTTGGCTGCTCTCGTAGCCATAGTCCAATTCTTTAGCTCCaccagccaaacccagcacagtGGATATGA
Coding sequences:
- the LOC104691741 gene encoding aryl-hydrocarbon-interacting protein-like 1 isoform X2; translation: MEETYLLNVEGVKKKILHGGQGELPKLQDGSKTLKDDFERTVIDDSREAGMPMEIIVGKMFKLEIWETLLSSMRIGEVAEFWCDIIHTGMYALVSRGMRRIAEGRDPLEGQKHRCGMGNMFDYHSTGYDDLDELQRTPQPLIFIMELFRVEDPSAYKRDTWAMSKEEKLAAVPVLHSEGNRLVLRREFAQAAAKYQEAVICLRNLQAKEKPWEDGWLKLESLVTPLVLNYCQCQMELGEYYEVLEHTTELLQKHNDNAKAYFKRAKAHAAVWNEREAREDFQRVAHLDPSMAAAVKKELKQLGERMRKKHVEDRKRYQGLFQSSQGLKAREGQESREVGDGAPQGEAGVRDSPGQGEQDAETEVTGQPGALEAEQGTPRAGGEGAAPGGEARGEPVGEEVEGRDRTAVGEEVNLGTCGAKSESLGTEEEGEEEQEREEEEEEEEKEEKEESKEEKVERGAEEEDEKLKEGEEVEKDEEKDEEKDEEKDEEKDEAVAKGKVEKDKEKESLPAKLGKPEAGQCGTTGETKAAGLVQGLEQGASGAEGAGTGNEAQAQPKRTPELGAPSEGLGSAEGPLGLEDKTSGEALEEVSCREQGAGSGQENSGEDNIPPESFTSGEDEELGGGAEIPSCPIAAREGGAAPLEQRSKEQGHDQP
- the LOC104691741 gene encoding aryl-hydrocarbon-interacting protein-like 1 isoform X1 encodes the protein MEETYLLNVEGVKKKILHGGQGELPKLQDGSKFTFHFQTLKDDFERTVIDDSREAGMPMEIIVGKMFKLEIWETLLSSMRIGEVAEFWCDIIHTGMYALVSRGMRRIAEGRDPLEGQKHRCGMGNMFDYHSTGYDDLDELQRTPQPLIFIMELFRVEDPSAYKRDTWAMSKEEKLAAVPVLHSEGNRLVLRREFAQAAAKYQEAVICLRNLQAKEKPWEDGWLKLESLVTPLVLNYCQCQMELGEYYEVLEHTTELLQKHNDNAKAYFKRAKAHAAVWNEREAREDFQRVAHLDPSMAAAVKKELKQLGERMRKKHVEDRKRYQGLFQSSQGLKAREGQESREVGDGAPQGEAGVRDSPGQGEQDAETEVTGQPGALEAEQGTPRAGGEGAAPGGEARGEPVGEEVEGRDRTAVGEEVNLGTCGAKSESLGTEEEGEEEQEREEEEEEEEKEEKEESKEEKVERGAEEEDEKLKEGEEVEKDEEKDEEKDEEKDEEKDEAVAKGKVEKDKEKESLPAKLGKPEAGQCGTTGETKAAGLVQGLEQGASGAEGAGTGNEAQAQPKRTPELGAPSEGLGSAEGPLGLEDKTSGEALEEVSCREQGAGSGQENSGEDNIPPESFTSGEDEELGGGAEIPSCPIAAREGGAAPLEQRSKEQGHDQP